Below is a window of Gammaproteobacteria bacterium DNA.
ATTTATCCCAGAATGCCGTAATAGATTGGGCCAGTGAATCGGAGTCACCGCAACATGCGAGCTTGCTAAAGACCACAGGTGGGTTAATAGTGCCTTCCCTTGGTTCGGGGCAATCACTCCAAATCCTTGTTTCTCGAAGTGTGTACGGTCATGATTGATGTACATCGCGGCGGCTCCGATATCGGACCACGCTCCCCATGCAATACTTAATCCTACCTGGTGCCGCTGTCGACAATGATGAGCCAATGCATCCAAAAAAGTGTTGGCTGCCGCATGGTTGGCTTGACCACGAGCGCCAAACAGACCGGCAACGGATGAATAGAGAACAAAAAAATCCAGATCATGATCTTTGGTCCACTGGTAGAGATTCCATACCCCCATCATCTTGGGGCCAAGTACATGGCGAAAGCGTTGCCAATCCATTTGCAAAAATGCAGCATCGTCAACTATTCCGGCGGAATGAATAATCCCGCGCAATGGGTACTCGATTTTGGCGATGGCCGCTGCAACCTCTGCGCTCTTCGCAACATCTGCCTGGACTGTTGTTATTCGAGCACCTAGAGTACTGAGACGCGCCAGTTGTGCCTGCGTTTCTGGTGTGGGTTGAGTGCGATTCATCAGCACCAGATGTCTTGCCCCTTGTTCAACCAGCCATTCGGCAGTCAATAAACCTAATCCACCGCTACCACCAACGATCAGATAGCAGCTATCTGCGCGTATGGTTACCTTGGGTTGTTTTGCCGGTTCGGCTAGAGAACAAGTACCCAAGCGTGCAATGTAGCGTTTGGCTCCACGCAATGCGACCTGACCTTCCGTTTGTTTCTCAGCTTGCGCACTCAGAATTTCGGCTACTAATGCCGGCACTTGCTCGCTCGTGCTGTGGGCCTCCCCGAGATCAAGCAAAATAGGACGCAGTTCCGGGTGTTCCAGGGCAAGCGTACGTCCCAATCCCCATAAGGCCGCTTGTGCAAAACCGCTGCAGGTATCTTGTTCATCAACGGCTTGAGCACCGTGAGTGACGAGCCACAAAGGTAGGGCACTGTAACGACTACGTAGCATTGCCTGTACTAGATACAAGGTTGTCGCACAACTAGAAAAAGCGACGTTTTCTAGCTCGTCCAGGGTGATTGGTGGCTGTTCGTTCAAACTCCACAGGTGGATCAGTCCCGCCAAGGTGGGCAAGGTATCAAGTAGTCGTGCGTAATCATCAGGCTTGTGTGGGTCGATATAGAACAAATTCCCATCGTGATGAAACGCTGTTCCTGCAAAGACGAAAATGGTCTTACCGCCATGAGTACCGAATGATTGGGTGAGTGCTTCTACAAGGTCGAGACGCCCTGCTGGGGCTAAAATGGCCCAAGTCTGTATCGTGGGGATGGCCATTGTGCTCTGCGCCAGGATGATCGCATCACCGAATTGCGGATGCACCACCGCTGCTGTGGCTGCAAAGCCACGGCGTTTCAGCAGAGTCTGCCATTGTTCGGCAGTCAACAATGGATGATTGGGGCGTAGTGCCAGGTCCTGGAAACGCCACCAGCCATCGGTCAAACCAAAGGTCAGATCCACCCAAGCACAAGGCTGCGTAGTCTCCAATAGCAACAACATCCCGGTCGGCTTGAGTAAGGTTTGCACATGGGCCAGCGCCTGAACCAAATCTTTGGTGGCGTGGAGCACGTTGGCGGCAATAATGAAATCACATTGATGTGGGGCAAAACCTTGCGCCATGGGATCTTGTTCAATGTCCAAGCTCCGATAGTCGATGAAGGAAAAATCAGCAAAGGTTGCTTGTGCTTGGTTTAACAGCCCTAACCCAATATCTGTGTAAACATATTTTGTTCGTGTCTTTGGCAACAAGGGAAGCAAAGCGGCCGTTGTTCCCCCCGTGCCCGCACCAATCTCAAGGATACGAATTCCCTGTGTGGTCGGCAGAGATTCAATGATCCGCGCCATAACCTCCGCTACCAGATGATTCATTATCTGTGCGCTTGGCGCATTTCGATAAATTTGGTTGACTAAACTGGTATCTCCGCCAGGGAAGAGCAGTTCCAGTGGCGCTTGGGTACCGCGCAATACCTCAGCAAGATGAGTTCCGCACCGTTCCAACAAAGTCAGAGAGGCATCTTGCGAATCATTGGCGATGGTCACTTTGTCTATTGGATCGAATTCTCGTACTACCACCCACTGCTCGGCCTCTTGGTGGACATATCCTGCCTCCGCCAAGATCCCTAACATGCGTTGCAATAACCGGCGGTAAAAAGGAAGAATCGCTAATTGAGTTTCAAGTTGTATCGTGGTCCAACGCGCTCCTTGTCGGCCACGCAAGCCAAGTCGAAACAGCGCGGCCAGAATGTAGGCAATACTCCATTTATTGAGTGGTTCCTCTACGCCACGAACTATCGATAGATCAAGTTGTTCATCTTGTTCATCCATGTGAGCAATCAGTTGTTCTTCGAGTGTGCTCACACAAGGCATATATTCCGGACTAAGGCTAAACGATACTTGTCTCTCCCATTCCAGTTTGTAGAGCCAATTTTTCCAAGGCGTCTGTTGTTGATTATCAATCTGTAGTTGATTATCAAGGTGAGCCCAATCAAATGCCAA
It encodes the following:
- a CDS encoding hypothetical protein (Evidence 5 : Unknown function) is translated as MELARLQPGERVLIHAATGGVGMAAIQIARSRKAEVFATASPNKWPILQAMGIDADHIANSRSVDFEPAFLTATAGAGVDVVLNSLAGEFIDASFRLLPRGGRFIELGKTDPRTPEAVRTAHPGVVYQAFDLADIGADAIQGLLRQWVDGFHTGVLQPLPRSVYDLRQARQAFTRMFKARHIGKLILQTPRRFDPHGPILITGGLGELGLALARHMVTTHGVRHLILTSRRGVDTPGAAEYVADLRARGAETVILHACDIAVRAEVAALLAAHPPRAIFHLAELLDNGILNALTSERLARVLRPKIDGAWHLHQLTQDLELSAFVLFSSVSGVIGTPGQANYATANTFLDALAAERRAQGLPGINLAFDWAHLDNQLQIDNQQQTPWKNWLYKLEWERQVSFSLSPEYMPCVSTLEEQLIAHMDEQDEQLDLSIVRGVEEPLNKWSIAYILAALFRLGLRGRQGARWTTIQLETQLAILPFYRRLLQRMLGILAEAGYVHQEAEQWVVVREFDPIDKVTIANDSQDASLTLLERCGTHLAEVLRGTQAPLELLFPGGDTSLVNQIYRNAPSAQIMNHLVAEVMARIIESLPTTQGIRILEIGAGTGGTTAALLPLLPKTRTKYVYTDIGLGLLNQAQATFADFSFIDYRSLDIEQDPMAQGFAPHQCDFIIAANVLHATKDLVQALAHVQTLLKPTGMLLLLETTQPCAWVDLTFGLTDGWWRFQDLALRPNHPLLTAEQWQTLLKRRGFAATAAVVHPQFGDAIILAQSTMAIPTIQTWAILAPAGRLDLVEALTQSFGTHGGKTIFVFAGTAFHHDGNLFYIDPHKPDDYARLLDTLPTLAGLIHLWSLNEQPPITLDELENVAFSSCATTLYLVQAMLRSRYSALPLWLVTHGAQAVDEQDTCSGFAQAALWGLGRTLALEHPELRPILLDLGEAHSTSEQVPALVAEILSAQAEKQTEGQVALRGAKRYIARLGTCSLAEPAKQPKVTIRADSCYLIVGGSGGLGLLTAEWLVEQGARHLVLMNRTQPTPETQAQLARLSTLGARITTVQADVAKSAEVAAAIAKIEYPLRGIIHSAGIVDDAAFLQMDWQRFRHVLGPKMMGVWNLYQWTKDHDLDFFVLYSSVAGLFGARGQANHAAANTFLDALAHHCRQRHQVGLSIAWGAWSDIGAAAMYINHDRTHFEKQGFGVIAPNQGKALLTHLWSLASSHVAVTPIHWPNLLRHSGINHRFLTSFAVYANDPISRVRTGFAPLSVDAGLTLLDAALGRPEALLVPMHLDTAQLARQESLSPLWASLVSKRRPKRHIDAVSTHALTTLPKVERLTAVRRIVASATAVVLGHSDTGRLDPTTGFTDLGLDSLMAVELRNLLMTETGLTLPATLVLDYPSIERLTRFILQQVAPPSDQTWSDAAIRRKLTKISISAVRESGLLNLLMSQPDDSNDVPDIDVASQNDEDLMNILESELGVSHDF